In Microbacterium foliorum, the following proteins share a genomic window:
- a CDS encoding glycoside hydrolase family 27 protein has protein sequence MISARRAAALLPPMGWNSWDCFGSSVTEEEVIRNAEFLAEHLAPFGWDTVVVDIQWYESDPGHHDYREESRPELDPWGRPLPALSRFPSASAGSFRPLADRIHSLGLRFGVHVMRGVPRAAAKRRLPVRGAPGATCASIADQTNICPWNPDNFGVDMSTQGAQEYYDSLAAQFAEWGVDFIKLDDVLYPPVQAKEIAAFSRAIDRSGRPMLLSLSPGKQLSTEHLEALRTHAQLWRVSDDLWDEWPQVREQFQRAARWAPLQQTGAWADADMLPFGRIGIRGHVGRDRLSRLTIEEQRTVMTLWCLMRSPLMFGGHLPDTPGDTLELLTRREVLALREGRDAREIVRDGDLVIWRARVGGREYRALFWLGDEPKTLRAHVDDLGLAADASVRGCTDAWSGTTVSLDDGWLEVDVPTHGTRLLVFG, from the coding sequence ATGATCTCCGCCAGGCGAGCCGCCGCACTGCTGCCGCCGATGGGCTGGAACAGCTGGGACTGCTTCGGCTCCTCGGTCACCGAGGAGGAGGTCATCCGCAACGCCGAATTCCTTGCCGAGCACCTCGCTCCGTTCGGCTGGGACACGGTGGTGGTCGACATCCAGTGGTACGAGTCCGATCCGGGGCATCACGACTATCGCGAGGAGTCTCGGCCGGAGCTCGACCCGTGGGGGCGACCGCTTCCGGCCCTGAGCCGATTCCCGTCGGCATCCGCGGGTTCGTTCCGTCCGCTGGCCGACCGCATCCACTCGCTCGGACTGCGCTTCGGTGTGCATGTCATGCGCGGTGTGCCGCGAGCGGCTGCAAAGCGGCGTCTGCCGGTGCGTGGCGCTCCCGGCGCGACGTGCGCGAGCATCGCGGATCAGACGAATATCTGCCCCTGGAACCCCGACAACTTCGGCGTCGACATGAGCACACAGGGGGCGCAGGAGTACTACGACTCCTTGGCGGCGCAGTTCGCCGAGTGGGGAGTGGACTTCATCAAGCTCGACGATGTGCTCTACCCGCCCGTGCAGGCAAAGGAGATCGCAGCGTTCTCGCGCGCCATCGATCGCAGTGGCCGGCCGATGCTCCTGAGCCTCTCCCCCGGCAAGCAGCTGTCGACCGAGCATCTGGAGGCGCTGCGTACCCATGCGCAGCTCTGGCGGGTCTCCGACGATCTCTGGGACGAGTGGCCTCAGGTGCGCGAGCAGTTCCAGCGAGCGGCCCGATGGGCACCGCTCCAGCAGACGGGAGCCTGGGCGGATGCTGACATGCTGCCTTTCGGGCGGATCGGCATCCGCGGGCACGTCGGCCGCGATCGGCTCAGCCGGCTCACGATCGAAGAGCAGCGCACAGTGATGACGCTCTGGTGCCTGATGCGCTCCCCGCTGATGTTCGGAGGGCACCTGCCGGACACTCCGGGCGACACCCTAGAGCTGCTGACCCGGCGTGAGGTGCTGGCGCTGCGCGAGGGCCGCGATGCGAGGGAGATCGTGCGCGACGGAGATCTCGTGATCTGGAGGGCCCGCGTCGGAGGCCGCGAGTACCGAGCCCTGTTCTGGTTGGGTGATGAGCCGAAGACGCTCCGTGCACACGTCGACGATCTCGGTCTGGCTGCGGACGCATCCGTCAGGGGGTGCACCGACGCATGGTCGGGCACGACGGTGTCGTTGGATGACGGATGGCTCGAGGTCGACGTCCCGACGCACGGAACTCGCCTGCTCGTCTTCGGCTGA
- a CDS encoding LacI family DNA-binding transcriptional regulator codes for MSPRPRITLTDVAGRAGVSVATASRALRARGEMAADTRSRVLHAASELGYSTVGQSQGRPRRGTSLMFDLVLGHFHDPYTEEITAGARTTASGLGYDLVLTAERDDPADDWPERIRSRGSAGVIVGLIVPTSTQIAAMRRASIPLVLMEPPSEASSPLPSLRTTDSAGGAAAARHLVERGARRFVVIGGAPSYRYGRARVDGFVRTIDGVAPGAPCVRTSADWSAWDARRACARALAELPGGGPIGVFACSDEMAAGAYRAIADSGRSIPHDVMVVGFDDVRGARWLHPPLTTIRQPIREMASEAVRILAQATAGGEVSTEAIIMPTELVERGSTRRLLIE; via the coding sequence ATGAGCCCTCGACCGCGCATCACGCTCACCGATGTCGCAGGGCGTGCGGGCGTCAGCGTCGCCACAGCATCGCGCGCTCTGCGCGCGCGGGGCGAGATGGCGGCAGACACGCGGTCCCGTGTGCTGCATGCGGCGAGCGAGCTCGGCTACTCGACCGTCGGCCAGTCGCAGGGCCGTCCGCGGCGCGGGACCTCGCTGATGTTCGACCTGGTGCTCGGGCACTTCCACGATCCGTACACGGAGGAGATCACGGCAGGTGCCCGCACCACGGCCTCCGGACTGGGGTACGACCTCGTGCTGACGGCGGAGCGCGACGACCCGGCGGACGACTGGCCGGAGCGCATCCGCTCCCGAGGGTCGGCCGGTGTCATCGTCGGCCTGATCGTGCCGACCAGCACGCAGATAGCCGCCATGCGGCGGGCCTCGATACCGCTGGTGCTGATGGAGCCGCCTTCCGAGGCGTCGAGTCCCTTGCCGAGCCTGCGCACGACCGACAGCGCTGGCGGAGCGGCTGCGGCCAGGCACCTGGTCGAACGTGGCGCACGACGATTCGTGGTGATCGGCGGCGCACCGTCGTACCGCTACGGACGCGCCCGCGTCGACGGCTTCGTCCGCACCATCGACGGGGTCGCCCCCGGCGCCCCGTGCGTGCGCACCAGCGCGGACTGGAGCGCATGGGACGCGAGGAGGGCGTGCGCCCGCGCGCTCGCGGAGCTGCCGGGCGGCGGACCGATCGGAGTGTTCGCCTGCTCGGACGAGATGGCGGCCGGCGCGTACCGGGCGATCGCCGACAGCGGCCGCAGCATCCCCCACGATGTCATGGTCGTGGGCTTCGACGACGTGCGAGGGGCGCGATGGCTGCATCCACCGCTCACCACCATCCGTCAGCCGATCCGCGAGATGGCTTCAGAGGCCGTGCGCATCCTCGCTCAGGCGACGGCAGGCGGCGAGGTCTCGACCGAGGCCATCATCATGCCGACCGAGCTCGTCGAGCGCGGCTCGACCCGACGACTCCTCATCGAGTGA
- a CDS encoding beta-glucosidase family protein — translation MTVELSVVDQDRWRDPTLSARERAQALVDQLTLEEKVAQLGSVWLTDSADAFAPRLSDDLADAVVDPFAQGLGQLTRVFGTAPISLREGVTKLRTLQRRVIGNQRLGIPAIVHEECLTGLAAFGATAFPAPLAWAATFDDDLVREMARAIGDDMRAIGVHQGLAPVLDVVRDYRWGRVEETLGEDPYLVGQLGAAYVAGLESAGIIATLKHFAGYAASRGARNHGPVSMGPREFADTVLPPFETALRQGGARSVMTAYTDVDGIPSTGNRALLDGVLRTEWGFDGTVVADYWAIPFLVSMHRVAADAAEAAALALRAGVDVELPSTVAYAALPRLVREGLVDESDIDRAAVRHLRHKIEAGLLDAASAVPEGAEDVDLDSDRNRALSLRIAEESIVLLEDDGILPLSGDSRVALIGPAAAEYRSLLGCYAFPNHVLTKYPGHDPGITIPTIEAALRTEPGLGEVRFVRGCEILDDAEEIAAAVQAARESDVAVVVVGDVAGLFGAGTSGEGCDAPDLRLPGRQHDLVRAVLATGVPTVLVVVSGRPYALGEYGASRAIVQAFFPGAEGAGAIAGILSGRVEPSGRLPVQIPRSPSASTTYLEPPLGRHNAGITVADPTPLYSFGHGLTRGRVEYESIDAPAELPTDGAVEIAVTVRNSGASAVEVVQLYVSFASGPVVRPEAQLVGFARVGIPSGARRIVRFTLEAARLAATGVDGRLSVDPGTVVLAAGPSVADRSCATSVRITGRRHLVLARAGRTAWDVDHGEDEE, via the coding sequence ATGACGGTCGAGCTGAGCGTCGTCGATCAGGATCGATGGCGCGACCCGACGCTGAGCGCGCGCGAGCGTGCGCAGGCGCTGGTCGATCAGCTGACCCTCGAGGAGAAGGTCGCCCAGCTGGGGTCGGTGTGGCTCACCGACAGCGCCGACGCCTTCGCGCCCCGACTGTCGGACGACCTCGCGGATGCCGTCGTCGATCCGTTCGCGCAGGGCCTCGGCCAGCTCACCCGGGTTTTCGGCACGGCACCGATCAGCCTGCGTGAGGGGGTCACGAAGTTGCGCACCCTGCAGCGTCGGGTGATCGGGAACCAACGGCTGGGGATTCCCGCGATCGTGCACGAGGAATGTCTGACCGGTCTCGCGGCCTTCGGGGCGACCGCGTTCCCCGCGCCGCTCGCATGGGCTGCGACCTTCGACGACGATCTGGTGCGGGAGATGGCCCGGGCGATCGGCGACGACATGCGGGCCATCGGCGTGCACCAGGGGCTCGCGCCCGTGCTCGACGTGGTGCGGGACTACCGATGGGGGCGGGTCGAGGAGACCCTCGGCGAAGACCCGTACCTCGTCGGGCAGCTCGGTGCCGCGTACGTGGCAGGGCTCGAAAGCGCCGGGATCATCGCCACGTTGAAGCACTTCGCCGGCTATGCCGCGTCGAGGGGCGCGCGCAATCACGGACCGGTCAGCATGGGCCCGCGCGAGTTCGCCGACACCGTACTCCCGCCGTTCGAGACAGCGCTGAGACAGGGAGGTGCGCGTAGCGTCATGACCGCGTACACCGACGTCGACGGGATCCCGAGCACCGGCAACCGCGCACTGCTCGACGGCGTCCTGCGCACGGAGTGGGGGTTCGACGGCACCGTCGTCGCCGACTATTGGGCGATCCCCTTCCTCGTCTCCATGCACCGGGTTGCGGCGGATGCCGCCGAAGCCGCCGCGCTCGCGCTCCGCGCGGGGGTCGACGTCGAACTGCCGTCGACGGTCGCGTACGCCGCGCTGCCTCGTCTGGTCCGTGAGGGTCTCGTCGACGAGAGCGACATCGATCGCGCAGCCGTGCGTCATCTGCGACACAAGATCGAAGCTGGCCTCCTCGACGCTGCCTCGGCTGTGCCGGAAGGGGCCGAGGACGTCGATCTCGACAGCGACCGAAACCGTGCGCTGTCCCTGCGGATCGCCGAGGAGTCGATCGTGCTGCTGGAGGACGACGGCATCCTGCCGCTCTCCGGCGATTCCCGCGTCGCGCTGATCGGACCCGCCGCGGCCGAGTATCGGAGTCTGCTCGGGTGCTACGCCTTTCCGAACCACGTGCTCACGAAGTACCCCGGGCACGACCCCGGCATCACCATCCCGACGATCGAGGCGGCGCTGCGCACCGAACCAGGGCTGGGCGAGGTGCGCTTCGTCCGCGGCTGCGAGATCCTCGACGACGCCGAGGAGATCGCGGCGGCGGTGCAGGCGGCGCGCGAGAGCGACGTCGCGGTGGTCGTCGTGGGCGATGTGGCGGGCCTTTTCGGCGCAGGCACGTCGGGCGAGGGATGCGACGCCCCCGATCTCCGACTGCCCGGCCGTCAGCACGACCTCGTGCGGGCGGTGCTTGCCACCGGGGTGCCGACGGTGCTCGTCGTCGTCTCCGGGCGGCCGTACGCGTTGGGGGAGTACGGCGCATCGCGCGCGATCGTGCAGGCTTTCTTCCCCGGTGCCGAGGGCGCCGGGGCGATCGCCGGGATCCTGTCGGGTCGCGTCGAGCCGAGCGGGCGGCTGCCAGTGCAAATACCGCGCTCGCCCTCGGCGTCGACCACCTACCTCGAGCCTCCGCTCGGTCGGCACAACGCGGGCATCACGGTGGCCGACCCGACGCCGCTCTACTCGTTCGGCCACGGCCTGACGCGAGGTCGCGTCGAATACGAGTCCATTGACGCGCCGGCGGAGCTCCCCACTGACGGCGCGGTCGAGATAGCCGTCACCGTGCGGAATTCGGGTGCGTCGGCGGTCGAGGTGGTGCAGCTCTACGTGTCGTTCGCATCGGGCCCGGTCGTGCGTCCGGAGGCGCAGCTCGTCGGTTTCGCTCGTGTCGGCATCCCTTCAGGAGCACGCCGTATCGTGCGTTTCACTCTGGAGGCTGCGCGTCTCGCCGCGACCGGTGTCGACGGGAGGCTCAGCGTCGACCCCGGCACCGTCGTGCTCGCCGCGGGGCCTTCGGTCGCCGACCGCTCCTGTGCGACCTCCGTCAGGATCACGGGACGGCGGCATCTGGTGCTTGCCCGCGCGGGAAGAACCGCATGGGACGTCGACCACGGAGAGGATGAGGAATGA
- a CDS encoding ThuA domain-containing protein: MSAERPTRVLVWGENHHEKHDEIPQRIYPDTMHGTIAAGLRELLGGRAVVETATLDDPEHGLGDDRLADTDVLLWWGHLRHDAVDDEVVERVHRHVLGGMGFIPLHSAHFSKIFIRLMGTTCSLRWRQGTDREVVWTVAPAHPIAEGVPQPLVIPAQEMYGEFFDLPAPDELVFVSSFTGGEVFRSGMTFTRGYGRIFYFSPGDQDYPVYHQPEIKRVLANAVAWAFQDRPRTRPRITMHREGEFQTPREWDGTLQ, from the coding sequence ATGAGTGCCGAGCGGCCGACGCGCGTGCTGGTGTGGGGCGAGAATCATCACGAGAAGCACGACGAGATCCCGCAGCGGATCTACCCCGACACGATGCACGGTACGATCGCGGCGGGTCTGCGCGAGCTCCTCGGGGGCCGCGCGGTGGTCGAGACGGCCACGCTCGATGATCCCGAACACGGCCTCGGTGACGATCGGCTCGCCGACACAGATGTGCTGCTCTGGTGGGGGCATCTGCGACATGATGCCGTGGACGACGAGGTGGTGGAGCGCGTGCATCGGCATGTGCTCGGCGGGATGGGGTTCATCCCCCTGCATTCGGCGCACTTCTCGAAGATCTTCATCCGTCTCATGGGGACGACCTGCAGTCTGCGCTGGCGGCAGGGCACCGATCGCGAGGTGGTGTGGACGGTCGCCCCGGCGCATCCGATCGCAGAGGGCGTACCGCAACCGCTCGTGATCCCCGCGCAGGAGATGTACGGAGAGTTCTTCGACCTGCCTGCTCCCGATGAGCTGGTGTTCGTGTCGAGCTTCACCGGGGGTGAGGTCTTCCGCTCGGGGATGACCTTCACACGCGGCTATGGGCGCATCTTCTATTTCTCGCCCGGCGACCAGGACTACCCGGTGTACCACCAGCCGGAGATCAAACGGGTGCTCGCCAACGCCGTCGCCTGGGCGTTCCAGGACCGACCGCGCACCCGACCGCGGATCACGATGCACCGCGAGGGCGAGTTCCAGACGCCGCGCGAGTGGGACGGGACGCTGCAGTGA
- a CDS encoding beta-L-arabinofuranosidase domain-containing protein, translated as MFAYALPPSSVRLTAGTFDRRQRRNREYLVSLSERNLVQNHLIEAGIGDQAWHLQPSGSSAIDRGLDRHWGWETPGSLLRGHFLGHWMSAAARETAVTGDVVLRAKLDGVLELLARCQEENGGAWVFATPPSFLRRLAEERDVWAPQYAIHKTFMGLVDVYRDLGEERALQIAHRAAGSIAAWARGFERERFQRILDMETGGMLEVWADLLEATGDDLYRELLELYWHSSLFDALSAGEDALTNMHANTTIPEVLGAARAYEVTGEERWKRVVEQYWEWAVTRRGTFCTGGQTSGEIWTPPFSFAARRGAKTQEHCTVYNMIRLADVLYRWRGDPAHLDYIEANLHNGLLAQQHPETGMVAYFLPLEGGARKQWGTPTEDFWCCHGTLVQAHTRVAPLAIYAADDALTVAQYLPVRAEAMTAGERVCVEVHLRDDASYVGPDANGGPGGELHRPKSLRVRVAVTSADGASARVRLRIPEWTSGEPVVMSTASWRGDGRFLELDHPGGESTVELEFPFALRTVSIPDEPDTVAFAEGPIVLAGLVDREVFLEGDPLEPSTLLAADDERQWTQWLVRYRTTGRDAGVRFIPLNEVTDERYSVYFPVRPTVTR; from the coding sequence ATGTTCGCTTACGCTCTCCCTCCCTCGTCAGTGCGCCTGACGGCGGGGACGTTCGACCGGCGTCAACGCCGCAACCGCGAGTACCTCGTTTCGCTCTCGGAGCGGAACCTGGTGCAGAACCACCTGATCGAGGCGGGGATCGGAGACCAGGCGTGGCATCTGCAGCCCTCCGGCTCGTCAGCTATCGACAGGGGGCTGGATCGGCACTGGGGGTGGGAGACGCCGGGCTCGCTACTGCGCGGGCACTTCCTCGGGCACTGGATGTCGGCGGCGGCCCGGGAGACCGCGGTGACGGGCGATGTCGTGTTGCGCGCCAAGCTCGATGGCGTGCTCGAACTGCTCGCGCGATGCCAGGAGGAGAACGGGGGTGCATGGGTCTTCGCGACGCCGCCGTCGTTCCTCCGACGGCTCGCGGAGGAGCGCGACGTCTGGGCGCCCCAGTATGCGATCCACAAGACCTTCATGGGGCTCGTCGACGTCTATCGAGACCTCGGGGAGGAGCGAGCGCTGCAGATCGCCCATCGCGCGGCCGGCTCCATCGCCGCTTGGGCCCGTGGCTTCGAACGGGAGAGGTTCCAGCGCATCCTCGACATGGAGACCGGGGGGATGCTGGAGGTGTGGGCCGATCTTCTCGAGGCCACAGGCGACGACCTGTATCGCGAGCTCCTCGAGCTCTACTGGCACTCCTCGCTGTTCGACGCGCTCTCGGCTGGGGAAGACGCGCTCACCAACATGCACGCCAACACAACGATCCCCGAGGTGCTCGGCGCGGCGCGTGCATACGAGGTCACGGGCGAAGAACGCTGGAAGCGCGTCGTGGAGCAATACTGGGAGTGGGCGGTCACTCGCCGTGGAACCTTCTGCACCGGCGGGCAGACCTCCGGGGAGATCTGGACGCCGCCGTTCTCCTTCGCAGCGCGACGCGGAGCGAAGACGCAGGAGCACTGCACGGTGTACAACATGATCCGTCTCGCCGACGTGCTCTACCGCTGGCGCGGCGACCCCGCGCACCTCGACTACATCGAGGCGAATCTGCACAACGGACTGCTCGCGCAGCAGCATCCGGAGACGGGGATGGTCGCCTACTTCCTTCCTCTCGAGGGCGGCGCCCGCAAGCAGTGGGGCACGCCGACCGAGGACTTCTGGTGCTGTCACGGGACCCTCGTGCAGGCGCATACGCGTGTCGCGCCCCTTGCGATCTACGCTGCCGACGACGCGCTCACCGTGGCCCAGTATCTTCCGGTGCGGGCGGAGGCGATGACCGCGGGAGAGCGGGTGTGCGTCGAGGTTCACCTCCGTGACGATGCGAGCTACGTCGGTCCCGATGCGAACGGCGGGCCGGGTGGTGAGTTGCACCGTCCGAAGTCGTTGCGGGTGCGGGTCGCCGTCACGTCGGCAGACGGGGCCTCGGCGCGGGTGCGACTCAGGATCCCAGAGTGGACGTCGGGCGAACCGGTGGTGATGTCGACCGCGTCCTGGCGCGGCGACGGCCGCTTCCTCGAGCTGGACCACCCGGGTGGCGAATCGACCGTCGAGCTCGAATTCCCGTTCGCGCTGCGCACCGTGTCGATCCCTGATGAGCCCGACACCGTCGCATTCGCCGAAGGGCCGATCGTCCTCGCAGGACTCGTCGACCGTGAGGTCTTCCTCGAGGGCGACCCCCTCGAGCCGTCCACCCTTCTCGCTGCCGACGACGAGCGGCAGTGGACGCAGTGGCTGGTGCGGTACCGCACGACCGGGCGAGATGCCGGCGTGCGCTTCATCCCGCTCAACGAGGTGACTGACGAGCGGTACTCGGTCTACTTCCCGGTGCGGCCGACCGTCACTCGATGA
- a CDS encoding alpha-galactosidase produces the protein MQSARVIHLTARDVSLVLAAFTDELPVILHWGARISATDDDLLTFALAGRRPGLSDISDIPYRPSLLPEHSRGWFGRPGVSAHRAGRGWAPSFVLAKIDVDGSPVSAPVTQAGATSIRLDARDDEAQIDLRLEIDLTTAGLLRLRGCIRNGAASGAEVDLLEVEDLMVAVPVPTKATEILDFSGRWAHERIPQRHRVARGAHTRPSRRGRTGLDATTVMLAGTPGFSSESGEVWMFHVGFSGDHEHALERGDGSLAFRGGELLLPGEIRLAPGAEYVGPWVYGSYGEGWDDASARFHAFLRGISRSAKRNRPVTLNVWEAVHFDQDAASLIDLAERGAALGVERFVLDDGWFRGRSDDRAGLGDWSPDPVAWPEGLQPLADRVRDLGMEFGLWVEPEMINEDSALARAHPDWILRARAEVPARYRFQQVLDLTQPGAFGHILESLDALIRDIGVSYLKWDHNRDLVSAGHPATGAPAVHAQTLALYRLLDELRTRHPDLEIESCASGGGRVDLGILERSDRIHPSDSHDPVDRFEILRNTGLLVPPEMMGSHVASPISSATGRTSDLHFRCAVAFLGHFGIEWDIRELSDAEQTQLSRWIARFRRHRPLIQTGRTVGSGEDDPSAPSMRGIIAPDGSEALYTVVTPSKTADTLAPLRFLGLDAERRYRLTASVPETLGPPWQVPDWLRAPDLDDDGPAPVLSGALLSTAGLEFPTFHPERAVVVHLRAEASS, from the coding sequence ATGCAATCCGCTCGTGTGATCCACCTCACTGCTCGCGATGTCTCGCTCGTTCTCGCAGCATTCACGGACGAACTCCCGGTCATCCTTCATTGGGGAGCGCGGATCAGCGCGACCGATGACGACCTGCTCACCTTCGCTCTCGCCGGCCGAAGGCCTGGTCTCTCCGACATTTCTGACATTCCCTACCGCCCTTCTCTCCTCCCCGAGCACAGCCGTGGGTGGTTCGGCCGCCCCGGAGTGAGCGCGCATCGCGCGGGTCGCGGATGGGCACCGTCGTTCGTCCTCGCCAAGATCGATGTCGACGGATCGCCCGTGTCGGCACCTGTGACGCAGGCGGGAGCAACGTCGATCCGCCTCGATGCACGCGACGACGAAGCCCAGATCGACCTCCGACTGGAGATCGATCTCACCACTGCGGGCCTTCTGCGACTGAGAGGCTGCATCCGCAACGGCGCAGCGAGCGGAGCGGAGGTCGACCTGCTCGAGGTCGAGGACCTCATGGTGGCGGTGCCGGTCCCGACCAAAGCGACCGAGATCCTCGACTTCTCAGGCCGCTGGGCGCACGAGCGCATTCCGCAACGGCACCGCGTGGCGCGTGGCGCGCACACACGTCCATCACGGCGCGGGCGCACGGGGCTGGACGCCACGACCGTGATGCTCGCCGGCACGCCGGGGTTCTCGTCAGAGTCGGGTGAGGTCTGGATGTTCCACGTCGGCTTCAGCGGCGACCACGAGCACGCCCTCGAACGCGGGGACGGGTCTCTGGCGTTTCGCGGCGGAGAGCTTTTGCTGCCGGGGGAGATCCGACTCGCGCCCGGAGCCGAGTACGTCGGCCCATGGGTGTACGGCAGCTACGGCGAGGGCTGGGACGACGCGTCCGCCCGGTTCCATGCGTTCCTGCGCGGCATCTCACGATCTGCGAAACGGAACAGACCGGTCACTCTCAATGTCTGGGAAGCGGTGCACTTCGACCAGGATGCCGCCAGTCTGATCGATCTCGCGGAGCGCGGCGCTGCGCTCGGGGTCGAGCGGTTCGTGCTCGACGACGGCTGGTTCCGTGGGCGCAGCGACGACCGCGCTGGGCTCGGCGACTGGTCGCCCGATCCCGTCGCCTGGCCGGAGGGTCTGCAACCGCTCGCGGACCGCGTCAGAGACCTGGGGATGGAGTTCGGTCTGTGGGTCGAGCCCGAGATGATCAACGAGGACTCCGCTCTCGCCCGCGCCCATCCCGACTGGATTCTGCGTGCCCGGGCGGAGGTTCCCGCGCGATACCGCTTCCAGCAAGTGCTCGATCTCACGCAGCCCGGAGCGTTCGGGCACATACTCGAGTCGCTCGATGCGCTGATCCGTGACATCGGCGTGAGCTACCTCAAGTGGGACCACAATCGCGACCTCGTGTCGGCCGGGCACCCGGCGACGGGTGCGCCAGCCGTGCACGCCCAGACCCTCGCGCTCTACCGGCTGCTCGACGAACTGCGCACGCGCCACCCCGACCTCGAGATCGAGAGCTGCGCTTCCGGTGGCGGCAGGGTCGACCTCGGCATCCTGGAGCGCAGCGATCGCATCCACCCCTCCGACAGCCATGATCCGGTCGATCGCTTCGAGATCCTGCGGAACACCGGGCTCCTCGTGCCGCCCGAGATGATGGGTTCGCACGTCGCATCTCCGATCTCGAGCGCGACGGGACGCACATCCGACCTGCACTTCCGGTGTGCCGTGGCCTTTCTCGGGCACTTCGGCATCGAGTGGGACATCCGCGAGCTGAGCGACGCCGAGCAGACCCAACTGTCCAGGTGGATCGCCCGGTTCCGCCGTCATCGCCCGCTCATCCAGACCGGGCGCACCGTCGGCAGCGGGGAGGACGACCCGTCTGCACCGTCGATGCGCGGCATCATCGCCCCCGACGGCAGCGAGGCGCTGTACACGGTGGTGACACCCAGCAAGACGGCCGACACTCTGGCGCCCCTCCGCTTCCTCGGACTGGACGCCGAGCGCCGGTACCGGCTGACAGCGAGCGTGCCGGAAACGCTCGGACCGCCCTGGCAGGTTCCCGACTGGCTGCGTGCCCCCGATCTCGACGACGACGGGCCCGCACCGGTGCTCTCCGGAGCGCTGCTGTCGACCGCAGGGCTGGAGTTCCCGACGTTCCATCCGGAGCGCGCGGTGGTCGTGCACCTGCGCGCCGAGGCGTCGTCATGA
- a CDS encoding Gfo/Idh/MocA family protein, producing MGRDAAVTDAVVRDVVVVGAGGMGRAWMDVVEAREGLRPAAVVDIDTSTARAAATERGWNVPVFDDVAEALREAPADLLLNVTIPEAHRAVSETAIRADVPVLSEKPATPTVADAMWLSALSAARGVLLATSQSRRHSAGISAFHHALRDLGGAEHLETQFFQNPRFGGFRDEMPSPLLVDMAIHQFDQARYLLGSEPESVYCEEFSPSWSWYRGAAAAQATFRFSNGSRFGYAGSWCADGLTTSWNGDWRASAPGGSATWDGENAVRLQREEGPVRHLPVIPDQEGLDAALTEFLSALDGREAPSGEISRNIRSLAMVEAAVESSATGARVELDAVFARAGAVALAEAHAAGEDEIADRLSEWAGGPPR from the coding sequence GTGGGACGGGACGCTGCAGTGACGGATGCCGTGGTGCGTGACGTCGTCGTCGTGGGCGCCGGGGGGATGGGGCGCGCATGGATGGACGTCGTGGAGGCGAGGGAAGGTCTGCGCCCAGCGGCCGTCGTCGATATCGACACATCGACGGCGCGTGCTGCAGCGACCGAGCGCGGCTGGAACGTGCCGGTCTTCGACGACGTGGCGGAAGCGCTCCGCGAGGCGCCGGCCGATCTGCTGCTGAACGTCACGATCCCGGAGGCTCACCGGGCGGTGAGCGAGACCGCGATCCGCGCCGACGTGCCCGTGCTCAGCGAGAAGCCGGCGACTCCGACGGTGGCGGACGCCATGTGGCTCAGCGCACTGAGCGCCGCTCGAGGGGTGCTTCTCGCGACGAGTCAGTCGCGTCGGCATTCGGCCGGGATCAGTGCGTTCCACCACGCGCTGCGCGATCTCGGCGGCGCGGAGCACCTCGAGACGCAGTTCTTTCAGAACCCGCGCTTCGGCGGGTTCCGTGACGAGATGCCTTCGCCGCTCCTGGTCGACATGGCGATCCACCAGTTCGACCAGGCGCGATACCTGCTCGGCAGCGAACCTGAGTCGGTGTACTGCGAGGAGTTCTCGCCGTCATGGAGCTGGTATCGCGGGGCGGCTGCGGCGCAGGCGACCTTCCGCTTCTCGAACGGCTCGCGCTTCGGCTATGCAGGAAGCTGGTGCGCCGACGGGCTGACGACGTCGTGGAACGGGGACTGGCGCGCGAGCGCTCCCGGTGGCTCGGCGACATGGGACGGAGAGAACGCCGTGCGGCTCCAGAGGGAGGAAGGTCCGGTTCGGCATCTGCCGGTGATTCCAGATCAGGAGGGGCTGGACGCTGCGCTCACCGAGTTCCTGTCGGCGCTGGACGGGCGGGAGGCGCCGTCCGGCGAGATCAGTCGCAACATCCGCAGCCTTGCGATGGTCGAGGCCGCGGTGGAGTCCTCGGCGACCGGCGCTCGCGTCGAGCTGGACGCGGTCTTCGCGCGGGCGGGGGCGGTCGCGCTTGCCGAAGCCCACGCCGCAGGGGAGGACGAGATCGCCGACCGGCTGAGCGAGTGGGCCGGGGGCCCGCCGCGCTGA